One stretch of Lonchura striata isolate bLonStr1 unplaced genomic scaffold, bLonStr1.mat Scaffold_132, whole genome shotgun sequence DNA includes these proteins:
- the LOC144248457 gene encoding olfactory receptor 14J1-like, which yields MRTSPWCSLLVILLRTIQLNRRAVACGHHLHTPMFFFLLNLALSDLGSIYTTVPKALHNSLWDIRIISYTGCAAQVFFFLFCAATEFYLLTIMCYDRYVSICKPLHYGTLLGSRACAHMAAAAWASGFLHALLHTANTFSLPLCHGNALGQFFCEIPQILKLSCSNSHLRELGLLAVTACLLFGCFVFIVFSYVQIFRAVLRIPSEQGRHKAFSTCLPHLAVVSLFISTGILAHLKPPSISSPSLDLSLSVLYSVVPPALNPLIYSLRNQELKAAVRRLMTGCFQGH from the coding sequence cgccgtagcctgcggccaccacctgcacacacccatgttcttcttcctgctcaacctggccctcagcgacctgggctccatctacaccactgtccccaaagccctgcacaattccctctgggacatcaggatcatctcctacacaggatgtgctgcacaggtttttttttttcttttctgtgctgcaacagaGTTCTatctcctgaccatcatgtgctatgaccgctacgtgtccatctgcaaacccctgcactacgggaccctcctgggcagcagagcttgtgcccacatggcagcagctgcctgggccagtggctttctccatgctctgctgcacacagccaatacattttccctgcccctgtgccatggcaatgccctgggccagttcttctgtgaaatcccacagatcctaaagctctcctgctccaattcccacctcagggaacttgggcttcttgctgTTACTGCATGTTTGCTCTTCggatgttttgtgttcattgttttctcctatgtgcagatcttcagggctgtgctgaggatcccctctgagcagggacggcacaaagccttttccacctgcctccctcacctggccgtggtctctcTGTTCATCAGCACTGGCATacttgctcacctgaagcccccctccatctcctccccatccctggatctgtccctgtcagttctgtactcagtggtgcctccagccctgaaccctctcatctacagcctgaggaaccaggagctcaaggctgcagtgaggagactgatgactggatgctttcaaGGACATTAA